A stretch of the Vitis vinifera cultivar Pinot Noir 40024 chromosome 16, ASM3070453v1 genome encodes the following:
- the LOC132255328 gene encoding putative RING-H2 finger protein ATL21A encodes MGISLFFFFLFMRLFAEINGGSQDDECKASRCSHHGPVIRFPFRLKHQPEHCGYPEFELSCSEEKRTILELPSSVILWVKEINYTSQEIFVQYPDDCLPRQILNLNLPASFFTYYTNDFSFFNCSESKAEIYELRSIPCSFLSSNPVYVAPSYYTLAGVNLSSCRKIFNATLPFFYINEGEFWMKWLKPMCGNCEAKGNKCQRKKNNSREPEINLFSQVTQFMSLLPLTLSLK; translated from the exons ATGGGCATctctttattcttcttcttcttgtttatgAGATTGTTTGCAGAGATTAATGGAGGGAGCCAAGATGATGAGTGCAAGGCGTCAAGGTGCAGTCACCATGGTCCAGTCATCCGGTTTCCGTTCAGGCTAAAACACCAGCCAGAACACTGTGGATATCCGGAGTTTGAGTTATCATGCTCAGAAGAGAAGCGGACCATACTAGAGCTGCCCTCTTCAGTAATACTCTGggtgaaggaaataaattacACTTCTCAGGAGATTTTTGTCCAATACCCGGATGATTGCCTTCCAAGGCAGATTCTAAACCTTAATTTACCTGCCTCTTTCTTCACATACTACACAAACGACTTCTCCTTCTTCAATTGTTCTGAAAGTAAAGCAGAGATATATGAGCTTAGGTCCATCCCTTGCAGTTTTCTCTCGAGTAACCCAGTTTATGTCGCTCCTTCCTATTACACTCTTGCTGGAGTGAACTTATCATCTTGCCGGAAGATTTTCAATGCTACACtcccatttttttatataaatgaagGGGAATTTTGGATGAAGTGGTTAAAACCTATGTGCGGAAACTGtgaagcaaaaggaaacaagTGCCAACGGAAGAAGAATAATAGCAGGGAACCTGAAATCAATT TATTCTCTCAAGTAACCCAGTTTATGTCGCTCCTTCCTCTTACTCTCTCGCTGAAGTGA